In the genome of Palaemon carinicauda isolate YSFRI2023 chromosome 20, ASM3689809v2, whole genome shotgun sequence, one region contains:
- the LOC137660028 gene encoding adhesive plaque matrix protein-like codes for MKFSANFLIPTGIFLQPICHPTTTNPPTPTNDPTPTNPPTPTNAPTSAKAPSHTNPPTPPNLSSISPPSSTSPPTPPNLPSTNPPSHINHPTLQTLLPHPSYSYKTSLYKPSYSYKPSFSYKLSFFYKPYYSYKPSHSYKPCYSYKSSYSSKLSHYKPSFSYKPSYSYNLSFSYKHHYSYKPPHSYKPCYSYKSSYSSKLSLYKPSFSYKPSYPYKTSFHKPSSSSSSFQLHLIYVDQQAIIPNRPHLASV; via the exons ATGAAATTCAGTGCTAATTTTCT AATCCCCACTGGCATATTTCTACAACCTATATGCCATCCTACTACTACAAACCCTCCTACTCCCACAAACGATCCTACTCCTACAAACCCTCCTACTCCTACAAACGCTCCTACTTCTGCAAAAGCTCCGTCTCATACAAACCCTCCTACTCCTCCAAACCTTTCTTCTATAAGCCCTCCTTCTTCTACAAGCCCTCCTACTCCTCCAAACCTTCCTTCTACAAACCCTCCTTCTCATATAAACCATCCTACTCTGCAAACCCTCCTTCCACATCCCTCCTACTCCTACAAAACCTCCCTCTACAAACCCTCCTACTCCTACAAACCCTCCTTCTCCTACAAACTCTCCTTCTTCTACAAACCTTACTACTCCTACAAACCCTCCCACTCCTACAAACCTTGCTACTCCTACAAGTCCTCCTACTCCTCCAAACTTTCCCACTACAAACCCTCCTTCTCCTACAAACCCTCCTACTCCTACAATCTCTCCTTCTCCTACAAACATCACTACTCCTACAAACCCCCCCACTCCTACAAACCTTGCTACTCCTACAAATCCTCCTACTCCTCCAAACTTTCCCTCTACAAACCCTCCTTCTCCTACAAACCCTCCTACCCCTATAAAACCTCCTTCCACAAACCCTCCTCATCTTCTTCCTCCTTTCAATTACATCTGATCTACGTGGACCAACAAGCCATAATACCTAATAGACCTCACCTTGCATCAGTCTAA